Proteins co-encoded in one Actinoallomurus bryophytorum genomic window:
- a CDS encoding universal stress protein: protein MSVIIWVTEGTWRAAVDAARTLAPPGAEFTLLHVIGPEAAGAAHGAFAGLLGRGRPGRDPGDRLKELSETAAEELLAAAAELLGGPVRTMRRRGRVEQEVVRAAEDADLLICARDGDRERLGPRSLGPATRFVIDHAPCPVLVVWPQEAPGLDSLPPPPPPPPPHRRH from the coding sequence ATGTCGGTGATCATCTGGGTGACGGAGGGCACGTGGCGGGCGGCCGTCGACGCGGCGCGTACGCTCGCGCCGCCCGGCGCGGAGTTCACCCTGCTCCACGTCATCGGGCCCGAGGCGGCCGGTGCCGCGCACGGGGCGTTCGCCGGGCTGCTCGGCCGTGGCCGTCCCGGGCGCGACCCCGGTGACCGGCTGAAGGAGCTGTCGGAGACCGCCGCCGAGGAACTGCTGGCGGCCGCGGCCGAGCTCCTCGGCGGGCCGGTACGGACGATGCGGCGCCGTGGACGCGTCGAGCAGGAGGTCGTACGGGCCGCCGAGGACGCCGACCTGCTGATCTGCGCGCGTGACGGCGACCGCGAGCGGCTGGGGCCGCGCAGTCTCGGTCCCGCGACGCGTTTCGTCATCGACCACGCGCCGTGTCCGGTGCTGGTGGTCTGGCCGCAGGAGGCGCCCGGCCTGGACTCCCTGCCGCCCCCGCCACCACCCCCACCGCCGCACCGGCGGCACTGA
- a CDS encoding DedA family protein yields the protein MTTAQDRAPKPPQPGLPWAGRPQRADLICWFGIAASGLYALALIPIRPLLIGHHPVLLELLTGSMTSIVTAGAFARVGQVPIAVAVAAAVPGMIMFDPFFWWAGRRWGRGMLTIFAGRSRRGGRLVVRAEKYGRRLGWLGVVLAYYLPIPAALVFVVAGWTGMRLLTFVLLDALGALLWISLLAGLGYYLGQDAVDVAKTISHYGLWISIGLVVVVIVTQRVRNRRPEAPVEDPAP from the coding sequence ATGACAACGGCCCAGGACAGGGCGCCGAAGCCCCCGCAGCCCGGCCTTCCCTGGGCCGGCCGGCCGCAGCGCGCCGATCTGATCTGCTGGTTCGGCATCGCGGCGAGCGGTCTTTACGCCCTGGCTCTCATCCCCATCCGGCCGCTGCTCATCGGTCACCATCCGGTGCTGCTGGAGCTGCTCACGGGCAGCATGACCTCGATCGTGACCGCCGGGGCGTTCGCGCGCGTCGGACAGGTCCCCATAGCGGTCGCCGTCGCCGCGGCCGTACCCGGAATGATCATGTTCGACCCGTTCTTCTGGTGGGCGGGACGCCGCTGGGGCCGGGGCATGCTCACGATCTTCGCGGGCCGCAGCCGTCGCGGCGGGCGGCTGGTCGTACGGGCGGAGAAATACGGCCGCCGGCTCGGCTGGCTCGGCGTCGTGCTCGCCTACTACCTGCCGATCCCCGCGGCCCTCGTCTTCGTGGTCGCCGGCTGGACCGGGATGCGGCTGCTGACGTTCGTGCTCCTGGACGCCCTCGGCGCCCTGCTGTGGATCTCGCTGCTCGCCGGTCTGGGCTACTACCTCGGCCAGGACGCCGTGGACGTCGCCAAGACCATCTCCCACTACGGCCTGTGGATCTCGATCGGGCTGGTCGTCGTGGTCATCGTCACCCAGCGGGTGCGCAACCGCCGCCCGGAGGCCCCGGTGGAGGACCCGGCGCCCTGA
- a CDS encoding AlkA N-terminal domain-containing protein, producing the protein MHEDVERCVRAVQSKDARFDGWFFTGVVTTGIYCRPSCPVVPPKVANMRFYPSAAAAQQAGFRACKRCRPDASPGSPQWNERADLVARAMRLIADGIIDREGVPGLASRLGYSIRQIERQLRAELGAGPLAIARAQRGQTARLLIETSTLPMSDIAFASGFSSIRAFNDTVREVFALSPTELRARVGRGRPPETAGTLALRLPFRAPLLPDNLFGHLAATGVPGVEEWRDGAYRRTLRLPHGPGIVSLRPAPDHIGCRLALADLRDLSIAISRCRWLLDLDADPVAVDELLREDPALAPYVDKHPGRRVPRTVDGEEFAIRAVIGQQVSTAAARTHAGRLVSAHGEPVTDTEGGLTHLFPDSATVATVDPSSFAFPQARRTTLTTLAHTLAAGEIDLGPGSDWARARERLAVLPGMGPWTIETIAMRSLGDPDAFIPTDLGVRMAARQLGLPATPAALTRHSMAWRPWRAYAVQYLWATGEHAVNRLPA; encoded by the coding sequence ATGCATGAGGACGTGGAACGCTGTGTGCGGGCCGTGCAGTCCAAGGACGCACGCTTCGACGGCTGGTTCTTCACCGGGGTGGTCACCACCGGGATCTACTGCCGGCCGAGCTGCCCGGTCGTGCCGCCCAAGGTGGCGAACATGCGTTTCTACCCCAGTGCCGCGGCGGCTCAGCAGGCCGGGTTCCGGGCCTGTAAGCGGTGCCGTCCCGATGCCAGCCCCGGCTCACCGCAGTGGAACGAGCGCGCCGACCTGGTCGCCCGCGCCATGCGGCTGATCGCGGACGGGATCATCGACCGTGAGGGCGTGCCGGGGCTGGCGAGCCGCCTGGGCTACAGCATCCGCCAGATCGAACGCCAGCTGCGCGCCGAGCTCGGCGCGGGGCCGCTGGCGATCGCGCGGGCCCAGCGTGGGCAGACCGCCCGGCTGCTGATCGAGACCAGCACGCTGCCGATGAGCGACATCGCGTTCGCCTCGGGGTTCTCCAGCATCCGGGCGTTCAACGACACGGTGCGCGAGGTCTTCGCCCTGTCCCCGACCGAGCTGAGGGCCCGCGTCGGGCGCGGCCGCCCGCCGGAGACCGCCGGGACCCTCGCGCTGCGCCTGCCGTTCCGCGCGCCGCTGCTTCCCGACAACCTGTTCGGCCACCTGGCGGCGACGGGCGTACCCGGGGTCGAGGAGTGGCGCGACGGCGCGTACCGGCGCACCCTGCGTCTTCCGCACGGACCGGGGATCGTCTCCCTCCGGCCGGCCCCGGACCACATCGGGTGCCGGCTGGCGCTCGCCGACCTGCGCGACCTGTCGATCGCGATCAGCAGGTGCCGCTGGCTGCTGGACCTGGATGCCGACCCGGTGGCCGTGGACGAGCTGCTGCGCGAGGACCCCGCGCTGGCACCGTACGTGGACAAGCATCCCGGACGGCGGGTGCCGCGCACCGTGGACGGGGAGGAGTTCGCCATCCGTGCCGTGATCGGCCAGCAGGTCTCCACCGCCGCCGCCCGTACCCACGCGGGCCGTCTGGTGAGCGCCCACGGCGAGCCGGTCACCGACACCGAGGGCGGGCTGACCCACCTGTTCCCCGACTCGGCCACGGTGGCCACCGTGGACCCCTCCTCCTTCGCCTTCCCGCAGGCACGCCGTACGACCCTGACGACCCTGGCCCATACGCTCGCCGCCGGCGAGATCGACCTGGGCCCCGGCAGTGACTGGGCGCGGGCACGTGAGCGGCTCGCCGTGCTGCCCGGCATGGGGCCCTGGACGATCGAGACCATCGCGATGCGCTCACTCGGCGACCCGGACGCCTTCATCCCCACCGACCTGGGCGTTCGCATGGCCGCCCGGCAGCTCGGCCTGCCCGCGACGCCGGCGGCGCTGACCCGTCACTCGATGGCATGGCGGCCCTGGCGCGCGTACGCGGTGCAGTACCTGTGGGCCACCGGCGAGCATGCCGTCAACCGGCTCCCCGCCTGA
- a CDS encoding GNAT family N-acetyltransferase encodes MLTPELPIRTERLLLRAYTEDDLDDLHDIQSRPDVARYLYWGTRDREQTRESLRLKIAASELREEGENLTLAVELPGTGKVIGDVLLIWVSREHRQGEIGYIFHPGHGGHGYATEAAEVMLRLGFEDLGLHRVVGRLDGRNTASARVLERLGMRREACFVQNEVVKGEWTDELVYAMLEDEWSARA; translated from the coding sequence GTGCTGACACCCGAACTCCCGATCAGGACCGAACGGCTCCTCCTGCGCGCCTACACCGAAGACGACCTCGACGACCTGCACGACATCCAGTCCCGGCCGGACGTGGCCCGCTACCTGTACTGGGGCACGAGGGACCGCGAACAGACGCGCGAGTCCCTGCGGTTGAAAATCGCCGCGTCGGAGCTGCGCGAGGAGGGGGAGAACCTCACGCTCGCGGTCGAACTGCCCGGGACCGGCAAGGTGATCGGCGACGTCCTGCTCATCTGGGTCAGCCGCGAGCACCGGCAGGGCGAGATCGGCTACATCTTCCATCCCGGCCACGGCGGGCACGGGTACGCCACCGAAGCCGCCGAGGTGATGCTGCGGCTCGGCTTCGAAGATCTCGGCCTGCACCGCGTCGTCGGCCGCCTGGACGGGCGCAACACCGCGTCGGCGCGTGTGCTCGAACGCCTCGGCATGCGGCGTGAGGCCTGCTTCGTGCAGAACGAGGTCGTCAAGGGCGAATGGACGGACGAGCTGGTCTACGCGATGCTCGAGGACGAGTGGTCCGCGCGCGCCTAG
- a CDS encoding alpha/beta hydrolase yields MLITTGADVAAQTRSFNQTLIEVLATLPAHYELNDPVASRAARESGEGPFPVPARVDEGQDRAITGRAGQVPLRVFVPPVVRGVHLHIHGGGWVFGSADGQDAALWRLATAAEMAVVSVGYRLAPEHPYPAGPDDCEDAARWLIDNAVREFGTDRLTIGGESAGGHLAVVTLLRLGARAAAFRAAQLTFGVFDLAMTPSQRLWGDLNLVLSTPTMGWFYEQFVPGMSAEELRRPDVSPLYADLAGLPAARFVVGTQDLLLDDTLFMAARWEAAGNDTVLEVVAEAAHGFTQFPLTVSERELIAQEEFLAKAVAGR; encoded by the coding sequence ATGCTCATCACGACCGGCGCGGACGTCGCCGCGCAGACCCGCTCCTTCAACCAGACCCTGATCGAGGTCCTCGCCACTCTGCCTGCCCACTATGAGCTGAACGATCCGGTGGCATCGCGGGCGGCGCGTGAAAGCGGCGAGGGACCGTTCCCGGTGCCGGCGCGGGTGGACGAGGGCCAGGACCGTGCGATCACAGGGCGCGCGGGTCAGGTGCCGCTGCGGGTGTTCGTCCCGCCCGTCGTACGCGGGGTGCACCTGCACATCCACGGCGGCGGATGGGTCTTCGGCTCGGCGGACGGCCAGGACGCCGCGCTGTGGCGGCTCGCGACGGCCGCCGAGATGGCGGTGGTCAGCGTCGGCTACCGGCTCGCACCCGAGCACCCGTACCCGGCCGGGCCCGATGACTGCGAGGACGCGGCGCGCTGGCTGATCGACAACGCCGTGCGTGAGTTCGGCACGGACCGGCTGACGATCGGCGGCGAGTCGGCCGGCGGGCATCTGGCGGTGGTCACCCTGCTGCGCCTGGGCGCGCGGGCCGCGGCGTTCCGCGCCGCACAGCTGACCTTCGGCGTCTTCGACCTGGCGATGACGCCCAGCCAGCGGCTGTGGGGCGACCTCAACCTGGTCCTGTCCACGCCGACCATGGGCTGGTTCTATGAGCAGTTCGTGCCGGGCATGAGCGCGGAGGAGCTCCGGCGGCCCGACGTCTCCCCGCTGTACGCCGACCTGGCCGGCCTGCCGGCGGCCCGGTTCGTGGTCGGCACCCAGGATCTGCTGCTGGACGACACGCTGTTCATGGCGGCTCGCTGGGAGGCGGCGGGCAACGACACCGTACTCGAGGTGGTCGCCGAGGCCGCCCACGGCTTCACGCAGTTCCCGCTGACCGTCAGCGAGCGGGAGCTGATCGCCCAGGAGGAGTTCCTGGCGAAGGCCGTAGCGGGCCGTTGA
- a CDS encoding serine hydrolase domain-containing protein: MTALQQVADTLEALPTTAFLVLDRGRVVLDHGATTAPGHLASARKSILSVLYGPAVADGTIRLGATLGELGIDDTGGLLPQERRATVRDLLTSSSGVYHPSATVAGPEQDAPARGTQPPGALFLYNNWDFNTLGTIFEQCTGRSVFDALADDLAAPLGFEDFDPGRQRLLGRPDVSEHLAHHFSLSARDLGRLGAMLLQGGRWDGRQVVPAPWVAESTSVQVDRGAGVQLDYGYSWWLPRFLGRGSFLAIGNFGQYLLCVPPGLVIVHLRAVPDDIVLARSQGTQPPQIDSVSPQQFMKLVRAVQATLRP, from the coding sequence ATGACGGCCCTGCAGCAGGTCGCCGACACGCTCGAAGCCCTGCCGACCACGGCGTTCCTCGTCCTCGACCGGGGCCGGGTCGTGCTCGACCACGGCGCGACGACCGCGCCGGGCCATCTGGCCTCGGCGCGCAAAAGCATCCTCTCCGTCCTCTACGGACCCGCGGTCGCCGACGGGACCATCCGGCTCGGCGCCACCCTCGGCGAACTCGGCATCGACGACACCGGCGGGCTCCTGCCGCAAGAACGTCGCGCCACAGTCCGCGACCTGCTGACGTCGAGTTCCGGTGTTTATCACCCGTCCGCGACCGTGGCCGGACCCGAGCAGGACGCGCCGGCCCGGGGCACACAGCCGCCGGGCGCGCTGTTCCTCTACAACAACTGGGACTTCAACACCCTCGGCACGATCTTCGAGCAGTGCACCGGCCGGTCCGTCTTCGACGCGCTCGCCGACGACCTGGCCGCACCGCTCGGCTTCGAGGACTTCGACCCGGGTCGCCAGCGACTGCTCGGCCGCCCGGACGTGTCCGAGCACCTCGCGCACCACTTCTCCCTCTCCGCCCGCGACCTCGGGCGGCTCGGCGCGATGCTGCTCCAGGGCGGGCGCTGGGACGGCCGGCAGGTGGTGCCCGCGCCCTGGGTGGCCGAAAGCACCTCGGTCCAGGTCGATCGCGGCGCCGGGGTGCAGCTCGACTACGGCTACTCCTGGTGGCTCCCCCGTTTTCTGGGACGCGGCTCCTTCCTGGCCATCGGCAACTTCGGCCAGTACCTGCTCTGCGTACCGCCAGGGCTGGTGATCGTGCACCTGCGGGCCGTGCCCGACGACATCGTCCTCGCCCGCTCCCAGGGCACGCAGCCACCGCAGATCGACTCCGTGAGTCCACAGCAGTTCATGAAGCTGGTACGGGCGGTACAGGCCACGCTGCGGCCGTGA
- a CDS encoding Clp protease N-terminal domain-containing protein — translation MAQIPTLRELVGLVLLDGIAEPRDPVAQIGAAERIAGELNVLGESLVGFFVELARAEGCSWADIGAPRGLSRQGAQQRYAPLIGQLTVEDLVRAGVLRRFDDEALDCLRRAETRAGRLAHDAVDSGDLLVAVLDDPAGLAGTVIRALGADPADVRAALDEEPDDNRPAATAQPAIGSDVRRAIDGAAAEAQGHGVTVAHLFLGLLRTPGSRAGQVLVARGVTRPAALAQLLGLAGRPARDPA, via the coding sequence ATGGCTCAGATACCCACGCTGCGGGAACTCGTCGGCCTGGTGCTCCTCGATGGCATCGCCGAGCCACGCGACCCCGTCGCACAGATCGGCGCCGCGGAGCGGATCGCCGGTGAGCTCAACGTTCTCGGCGAGAGCCTGGTCGGCTTCTTCGTGGAGCTGGCCCGCGCCGAGGGGTGCTCGTGGGCGGACATCGGCGCGCCACGCGGCCTCAGCCGGCAGGGCGCGCAACAGCGCTACGCACCGTTGATCGGCCAGCTGACCGTCGAGGATCTCGTCCGCGCCGGCGTCCTGCGGCGATTCGACGACGAAGCGCTCGACTGCCTTCGCCGCGCCGAGACACGCGCGGGCCGGCTCGCCCACGACGCGGTCGACAGCGGCGATCTCCTCGTCGCGGTCCTCGACGATCCGGCCGGGCTTGCCGGCACCGTCATCCGCGCGCTCGGCGCCGATCCGGCGGACGTCCGCGCCGCCCTCGATGAGGAGCCGGACGATAACCGGCCGGCCGCGACGGCGCAGCCTGCGATCGGCTCGGACGTCCGCCGGGCGATCGACGGCGCGGCCGCCGAGGCCCAAGGGCACGGCGTCACGGTGGCGCACCTCTTCCTCGGGCTTCTGCGCACACCCGGCAGCCGCGCCGGCCAGGTACTCGTGGCGCGCGGCGTCACCCGGCCGGCCGCGCTCGCCCAGTTGCTCGGCCTCGCCGGCCGCCCGGCACGGGACCCGGCATGA
- a CDS encoding pentapeptide repeat-containing protein produces MPEHHRTTPPDPSGLRGDCESCFALCCVAPAFSASVDFAIDKRAGQACPNLAPDFRCGIHARLRGDGFRGCTVYDCFGAGQKVSQVTFGGRDWRSSPTTARRMFQIFSIMRDLHELLWYLTEAQRLTPASALRDELARALDDTERLTGDGPDVLAGLDVAAHRRDVNTLLVRASERVRAGVPHRDHRGADLIGARLAGADLRAANLRGALLIGADLRGADLGLADLTGADLRDADLRGADLTAGIFLTQSQLDAARGDARTGLPRSLSRPAHW; encoded by the coding sequence TTGCCTGAACATCACCGAACCACGCCGCCGGACCCGAGCGGCCTGCGAGGCGACTGCGAGAGCTGCTTCGCGCTGTGCTGCGTGGCGCCGGCCTTCTCCGCCTCGGTGGACTTCGCCATCGACAAGAGGGCCGGTCAGGCGTGCCCGAACCTCGCGCCGGACTTCCGCTGCGGCATCCACGCCCGGCTGCGCGGCGACGGGTTCCGCGGCTGCACCGTCTATGACTGCTTCGGTGCCGGGCAGAAGGTCTCCCAGGTCACGTTCGGGGGCCGGGACTGGCGGTCCAGCCCCACCACGGCACGGCGGATGTTCCAGATCTTCTCGATCATGCGGGACCTGCACGAGCTGCTGTGGTACCTGACCGAGGCGCAGAGACTGACCCCGGCGAGCGCCCTGCGGGACGAGCTCGCCCGCGCGCTGGACGACACCGAGCGCCTCACCGGCGACGGCCCGGACGTTCTGGCCGGGCTCGACGTGGCGGCACACCGCCGCGACGTCAACACGCTGCTCGTGCGCGCGAGCGAACGCGTACGTGCCGGCGTCCCGCACCGGGACCACCGGGGCGCGGACCTGATCGGCGCCCGGCTCGCAGGCGCCGACCTGCGGGCCGCCAACCTGCGCGGGGCGCTCCTGATCGGCGCCGATCTGAGAGGCGCGGACCTGGGCCTGGCCGACCTCACCGGCGCGGACCTGAGAGACGCCGACCTGCGGGGCGCCGACCTGACCGCCGGCATCTTCCTCACCCAGTCCCAGCTGGACGCGGCCAGGGGCGACGCGCGGACCGGACTGCCCCGATCGCTGTCCCGTCCCGCGCACTGGTAG
- a CDS encoding acyltransferase family protein gives MTTAGVEVPVGWAARIEAATPAYRDRTVDALRAVAILGVVSGHWLVSALVSDPYRPAALHGASPLAYAPGLAPVTWLFQTLSLFFFAGGYAAARSVEGRDRRSWLGSRVSRAARPVLVLLAVWLPALWLLSATGAPRSTRHVVWSLVSHPLWFLLVYLVLTALTPVLRAAVLRGGAWSVLPPVAVVALTDAAHGHGLPGWLATATVPVAWAAPYLLGVALAEGRLPRRAAAVLLPLGMAGGAALVSLAGYPASAVGVPGAARSNLDPPSLFTLALGAAQLGAFLLLRPWLARLLRRPAAWAPVAALNLAAMTLYCWHQSALLLVTFAGLLVGGLPGLLDAPTGDWPAHRLPWLPVFALVLAGLCSLFHRFEARAAGRRGG, from the coding sequence GTGACCACGGCGGGAGTGGAGGTGCCGGTGGGCTGGGCGGCGCGGATCGAGGCGGCGACGCCGGCGTACCGGGACCGGACCGTGGACGCGCTGCGGGCCGTGGCGATCCTCGGCGTGGTGTCCGGGCACTGGCTGGTGTCGGCGCTGGTCAGCGACCCGTACCGGCCGGCGGCGCTGCACGGCGCGAGCCCGCTGGCGTACGCGCCGGGTCTCGCGCCGGTGACGTGGCTCTTCCAGACGCTGAGCCTGTTCTTCTTCGCCGGCGGGTACGCGGCGGCGCGCAGCGTCGAGGGCCGCGACCGCCGGTCCTGGCTGGGGTCACGGGTCTCGCGGGCGGCGCGGCCGGTGCTGGTGCTCCTCGCCGTCTGGCTGCCGGCCCTGTGGCTGCTGTCCGCGACCGGCGCGCCCAGGAGTACCCGGCACGTGGTCTGGTCGCTGGTCTCGCATCCCCTGTGGTTCCTGCTGGTGTACCTGGTGCTGACCGCGCTCACGCCGGTGCTGCGCGCCGCGGTCCTGCGAGGCGGAGCGTGGTCGGTCCTGCCGCCGGTGGCGGTGGTCGCGCTGACCGACGCGGCGCACGGCCACGGGTTGCCCGGCTGGCTCGCGACGGCGACAGTGCCGGTGGCGTGGGCGGCGCCGTACCTGCTGGGTGTCGCGCTCGCCGAGGGCAGGCTGCCGCGCCGGGCCGCCGCGGTGCTGCTGCCGCTGGGCATGGCCGGCGGCGCGGCGCTCGTGTCGCTGGCCGGCTATCCGGCCAGCGCGGTCGGCGTGCCCGGCGCGGCACGGTCGAACCTGGACCCGCCGTCGCTGTTCACCCTGGCGCTGGGCGCCGCCCAGCTCGGCGCGTTCCTGCTGCTGCGGCCGTGGCTGGCCCGGCTGCTGCGCCGGCCCGCCGCGTGGGCGCCCGTCGCCGCGCTCAACCTCGCCGCGATGACCCTCTACTGCTGGCACCAGAGCGCGCTGCTGCTGGTCACGTTCGCGGGCCTGCTCGTGGGCGGGCTGCCGGGCCTGCTCGACGCCCCCACCGGTGACTGGCCCGCGCATCGGTTGCCGTGGCTGCCGGTGTTCGCCCTGGTCCTGGCGGGCCTGTGCTCGCTGTTCCACCGCTTCGAGGCCCGCGCGGCCGGGCGCCGGGGCGGATGA